Below is a genomic region from Methanobacterium sp..
GATTTATGTCTACTTAAACCAGGATATAGCACAAAATGTCACTGGTAATAAAGTAAGCGCTATATACGCTAGATCACATGTAAGCCCAAATGCCACCGCTGATGAAATAGAAAACCAGGTAGATGGTGTCTCTGTTTTAACTAAATCAGAAAAAGTTGCTGAAATTCAGAAGCAAACCAGCCAGGCACTTCTATTTATAGGAATTATTGCATGTATAGCTCTGGTTGTGGGAATTATAAGTGTAGTAAATACCATGATGATGAGTGTTATGGAAAGGACAAGAGAATTAGGTGTTTTAAAAGCAATTGGATTTACAAACTGGGAACTGAAAGGAAGCATACTCTTTGAATCCGGTCTTTTAGGGTTCTTAGGGGCAATTTTAGGAGTCATTCTCGGTATTATAGGTATCGTAGTATTTGCAAACATGCTGGACTTTACAGATTACATACTCAAATGATGCCTGTATGGTTAATTGGAGGCGTAATTGTAGGATCTACTATCTTATGTATCCTGGCTGGTTTGTATCCGGCAATGCGTGCTTCAAAATTAAACGTTGTGGAGGCCCTTAGACATGAATAATGCAGTACTTGAATTTAAAAATGTTTGGAAAACTTATACAATGGGGGATGAATTGATAAATGCCCTTGCAGGTTTAAACATGTCCCTGGAGAAAGGTTCTTTTACAGCAGTCATGGGACCGTCTGGATCAGGTAAATCAACATTCCTGCACGTAGCTGGAATATTAGACATGCCTTCAAGTGGTATAATTAAAATTAATGGGAAAGATGCCAAGAAGTTATCGGTTAAAGAGCAGGCAAGGCTTAGAAGGAATGAAATTGGCTTTATATTCCAGCGTTTTAACCTGATGTCTCAGCTTACAGTACTGGAAAACGTAATGCTTCCTATGATAAAAGAAGATACAAAGAAAGCCATAGACCTTTTAAACAGAATGGGATTGGGCTCAAAATCTAATAAATACCCCGGACAGCTTTCAGGTGGAGAACAACAGCGTGTAGCAATAGCCAGGGCACTTATAAATGATCCGTCTATTATTCTGGCGGATGAACCAACAGGAGAACTCGATACCAAAAATGCAGACGCTATAATGCAGGTCCTCAAAGATCTAAATCAAAATGACGGAGTAAGCATTGTTGTTGTTACCCATAATCAGGCGTCAGCAGATTTTGCAGACGAAATTCTCCACATGAGTGACGGCAATTTCGTTAATAATGGGAGTAAATAGATGATATTATAAAATTAACTGGCTTCAGATTATGCTTGTGGGAGGGTGGGTAATCACTACTTATTTTTTTATGAGAATCAAAATCCGTCTCCGTGGGTTATAGACCTCCTTATCTATGATTCTCAAGGTATACGAGCATAATCTAACTTATTTACTATTTTTGGTGGGATAATGGACATAATAAATATTTTAATAGGAATTAGTATAGGTGTTGTTCAAGGATTAACCGAGTTTTTACCGGTGAGCAGTTCTGCACACCTTGTATTTATGCATGAACTTACAGGATTTGCTCCAAATCTGGCATTTGATATATTGCTTCATGTGGGAACCCTGATAGCAGTAGTAGCTTATTTTTGGAAGGACATAGCTCAGATGATAAGGGCTTTTGTATCCAGTATTATGGATATACCTCGGCACAGGTTTATAAAAGGTATTCAAGAAGATCAGTTTAAAAAAATGGCGTGGTTTATAATAATTGGTTCTATACCTGCAGGATTAGCAGCGTTCCTGTTTAAAGACTTGTTTGAAAGTTTGTTCAGTAACGCAACAGCCGTAGGATTCTTTTTACTTATTACTGGGTTCTTGCTTTGGGGATCTGAGAGGGTATCGCGAAGATCCAGTAAAACAAGTTTGAATAATGACAATAAAATAACTCTGGAGAAAATGAACGCTAAAGATGCTTTAGTAATTGGAACTGCTCAAGCGTTTTCTATAGCTCCAGGTATATCTCGTTCTGGATCTACTATTTCTACAGGACTGTTTTTAGGCCTTGAAAGAGAGCTTGCAGCTCGTTTTAGTTTCTTACTTTCAATACCTGCCATATTGGGGGCGGCAATAGTACAGATAAATGATATAACCTTAGGTTTTGATACCAACACCGGGGCTTTTATTGCAGGGCTCATTGCAGCAGCTGTATCTGGTTACCTGGCTATTAAGTTAATGTTGAAGCTAATA
It encodes:
- a CDS encoding ABC transporter ATP-binding protein; translation: MNNAVLEFKNVWKTYTMGDELINALAGLNMSLEKGSFTAVMGPSGSGKSTFLHVAGILDMPSSGIIKINGKDAKKLSVKEQARLRRNEIGFIFQRFNLMSQLTVLENVMLPMIKEDTKKAIDLLNRMGLGSKSNKYPGQLSGGEQQRVAIARALINDPSIILADEPTGELDTKNADAIMQVLKDLNQNDGVSIVVVTHNQASADFADEILHMSDGNFVNNGSK
- a CDS encoding undecaprenyl-diphosphate phosphatase; translation: MDIINILIGISIGVVQGLTEFLPVSSSAHLVFMHELTGFAPNLAFDILLHVGTLIAVVAYFWKDIAQMIRAFVSSIMDIPRHRFIKGIQEDQFKKMAWFIIIGSIPAGLAAFLFKDLFESLFSNATAVGFFLLITGFLLWGSERVSRRSSKTSLNNDNKITLEKMNAKDALVIGTAQAFSIAPGISRSGSTISTGLFLGLERELAARFSFLLSIPAILGAAIVQINDITLGFDTNTGAFIAGLIAAAVSGYLAIKLMLKLIKERSLMIFAYYCWIVGLAAIVISLLF